In Vibrio alginolyticus NBRC 15630 = ATCC 17749, the sequence CTTGTGGGAAGGGGAACGTTTAATTGGTGAACGCTCTTCATGCGCTTTCCGCTGGTACCTATATCAACCAGAAACCTACACGCCAGTGGCACTGCTAGAAAATGACGTTATTTATTGGTACCAGTGCGATCAAGTTGGTAAACCAGAGCGACTGATCGATTGCGAGGGGAATGTTGTATGGAGTGCCAGCTACGATGCTCATGGCTTTGCTCATGTACATATTGAAAAAGTAGTAAATCCACTGCGTTTTCAAGGGCAGTACTTCGATCAAGAAACCGACTTACACTACAACCTCGCTCGGTATTACGATCCTAAGCTAGGACGCTTTATCCAACAAGATCCGATATCTATTGCTGGTGGCATTAACCATTACCAATATGCAGTCAATCCTATCCAGTGGATTGATCCAACAGGTTTCCTTTGTGAAGAAGGGTTAAAACGCTTGGGTCAAATGTTGGCAGCGTATCAGGCGCAAAGCGATGTCCCCCAAGAGGTTTGCGATCAGATTTTAGAGGCAGCAAAAGAATCATCCGTCGGAGAAGATGGCGTTCGCTCGCAAGTCAAAATCCGAAAACCCAAAGGTAAAAATCATATTCGATATGAATACGATTTAGACCATATTGATTGCGAGAAAAATGAAATTACTTTTTATCGTCATATCAATCATTCAGATGGCAGCAGGCACGAAGTTCAGTATGTTGTTGGGATTGAGGAATTTGTAAATGCGCATGTTTTTGACTCAGAGAAAGTTGGCGGGGAAGAAGGTTGCACGATCTTTACTGAAGATCTTGTGCTGAATAAAGCAGAGTATAAAGAAAACTCTGAACTCAATACGAGTGATTATGAGCTAACAGAAAGAAACAAAGAAAAAATTGACGAATGCTTAAAAGAGCGTCAAGAGGCAATCGACGCTCGAGCTGGCGAAGAGGGATATAACGCTCAAATTGGTAATATTAACCAACAGTCTGCAAAAATAGGTGAGTTGGCCGCGGATGACTTTGTCCGGAGTAAACGTCCTAATGCTAAGCTGCTTCATCCCAAAGATATTGGAACCTCAATTTCGAAGCCGGGCGACTTTGATATGGTTTACCTCTCAGATGATCCTGAAGAAATCATCATCGTTGAGGCTAAGGGGGGCAGCAGCCCGCTCGGCAGTCGTAAAATTGGCAATGAAGCATATCAGCAAGGGACAAGTAAATATGCGGCGGAAATAGTTAAGTTAATGTCAGAGAATAAAGAAGGAACGACTGAAAAATTAGCTGCCGACGAAATCCAATTTGCAGCTTTCTCCGGCATACCTATTCGATATATACATACTCAAGCAAGCATCCCAGAAAGTGGAAAAGCCTCGGACGTAAAACTAGAAGTGGCAGAATTTAAAATTGATTCAGAAGGACTAAAGTAAAAATGCAAAGCAAAGAATCGGTCAAAGTTGTAGAGCGCAAAGCAAATCCTGAACTTGACACTCAAGCCATTGTGAATCGGAAAAAATTTATAAACCGGGTCTTAGATAACAGAAAAGAAGGTCTTAAAATCAGGCGGGAAAACCTGGTCAGTCTTGGTGATTTTGCCATTGACCAGGTTCGCTGGTATACCTGGTTTCAAGCCTCACATGAAGATGAGCAAATATGTACCTTGCGTCTTTATGAAACTTCGCTAATGGGCGCATGTTATCATCGGCTCGCTATGTATCAGAAAGAACCATTAAGTATCCAGATACTCGGCTATCCAGAAGTGACATGGGATGGGGAAGGTATTTTAAAAACAGGCTTCATTTGTCCTTCAATGTGGCTAGATGCGTATTTTACTTCGGTGATTGTGCGTGATAAACCTAGCATGGACGTATTGGCGAACTTTCCGATTTCTTTGATGAGACAAAGCTCTACTAAAGCGGGTGAATTGTCTTACATGTTAGTAGATGTCATCCAGTCGTTTCATAATCGCACATCGGACTATCCTGATAAGCTCGTCGCAGCAATGGACGCAGCGGTAGCCCAAGGGGATAACTGGGCGTTGGAAATTGCGATGGGGCTCCTAGAAACCTTCGCAGCGCTCACTACTAACATTGGTTATGATTTTGAGGAAGTGCTCGTTAAAAACCTACAGTTTCAAGAGAAATATCATCTTAGAGAATTGGGACCAGATAGAGTAGGGATCCGCACGTTCATTAATTTCCCTCTGCTTGGTATGGCATGTATGTGGTATGACAAAGGTAACCGTTTATCTGTTGAAACTGGTTGGCTCCCCCCCTATCTCGTTGAAGGACGTTGGCTAGAAGAAGTAAAAGCCGGGAAGATCACTCGATAAACTCCTTTAGTTAGCAATTCCGTATATAAGCCACCTCTCATGAGGTGGCTTTTACGTTTATCGTATAAAGTTTGCTGTTTGTTGAGCTATATGGTGCGCATTATGTTGGTGCACTAAAACCATATTGGTGCACTTATTAGCGTGTTAAGCGCCATTTTAAGAATGCCTAATTTTATTAAAGTTCATACAAAACAATAAATTAAATCGTAAGTGTTAGAAATGTAAATTATGGAATGAGAATTGCTCTGATAGACGCTCTATAAATTAAGTTCACCAAATTGGTGATGAGCCTAACTTTGATGCACAGGATAAGTGCGCTACAGATCAACGGAGACAATCATAATGAGTGTAACTGCCAATCAGGTACACGGCGCTGTACAAACTCTCACGCAAAGTTCCGACACACTTTTCTTACTACTTGGCGCAATCATGGTTTTTTTGATGCATGCTGGTTTTGCTTTTCTTGAAGTAGGAACCGTGCGCCAAAAGAACCAAGTTAATGCTTTAGTTAAAATCTTGGCCGATTTCGGTATATCCGCCATCGCGTATTTTTTCATTGGATACTGGGTCGCTTATGGCGGCACCTTCTTCGCTGATGCTGAGACATTATCTCAAGGCAATGGTTACGAGTTAGTGAAGTTCTTTTTCTTGCTGACCTTCGCTGCAGCGATTCCCGCTATTGTTTCAGGTGGTATCGCAGAACGAGCTCGTTTTTATCCGATTTTAATCGCAACATTTTTCACTGTCGGTATTGTATACCCACTATTTGAAGGAATGATCTGGAACGGAAACTTTGGCGTTCAATCTTGGTTTGAAAATAGCTTTGGTTATGGCTTCCACGATTTTGCAGGTTCAGTCGTTGTGCATGGTGTTGGCGGCTGGATAGCGCTTGTTGCCGTCGTGTTTTTGGGCATGAGAAAAGGCAGAGTTCGAGCAGGAAAGCACACCAGCTTTGCACCTTCGAATATTCCGTTTTTGGCTTTGGGAGCTTGGGTCTTATGTGTGGGGTGGTTTGGCTTCAACGTCATGTCAGCTCAAACTGTGTCAGGCATAAGTGGCTTGGTGGCTATGAACTCATTGATGGCAATGGTCGGGGGCATTGTCGCGTCACTGTTGGCTGGTAAGAATGACCCTGGCTTTATTCATAACGGCCCACTAGCTGGCTTGGTTGCTGTATGTGCGGGCTCAGACTTAATGCATCCTATCGGTGCTTTAGTGACAGGTGCGATTGCTGGCGTGCTATTTGTTTATCTTTTTACCCACCTACAAAACAAAACCAAGATTGATGATGTGCTAGGTGTCTGGCCTTTACACGGTGTATGTGGCGCTTGGGGTGGTATTGCCGCTGGGATTTTTGGTCAAAGCGCATTGGGTGGGCTAGGTGGCGTGAGCATTATCGTTCAGCTTCTAGGAACGCTTTTGGGCCTTTCCATCGCAGTGCTTGGTGCACTTGTAGTCTACGGTGCGATTAATACCAGTATGGGACTGAGGCTTTCAGAAGAAGACGAATTCAATGGCGCTGACCTAGCCATTCATAAAATATCTTCGACCAACGAGGATTGAGGCCAATATGGGAGCGGCATAAAGCCGCTCTTTTAGCAATTGTCTTTCTTGGCTTGGCCCGGAGGACAGAAATTACCATTACCTCGATGGTCATCATCATTGGTGCTGACTCTCACCTTTACATCATCGACTTCGCCTTCAACATTGGTAAGTTGACAGCCTGCCAAAGTCAGAAGCAATGTAAACGTTAGAGATACTTGTCTCATTGCTGTTCCTCTTAAATTGTAATTCTAATAGTGACCATTACGACTATGGTCTAATCCATATTACTACTGTTGCTATTCTTTCAGTGTTAAGCTAATGAAAAAACAGCAAGGATGAGTTATGAATTTCCCTTATAGAAATATTGTAGTACTTACTGGTGCAGGTATCTCGGCCGAATCTGGTATTCAAACATTTCGTGCGCAAGATGGCCTATGGGAGAATCACCGTATCGAAGATGTAGCAACGCCTGAAGGGTTTGCTCGCGATCCGGACCTTGTTCAAGATTTTTACAACCAACGCCGCAAGAAACTTCAAGATAATGCGATAAAGCCTAATGCAGCGCATGAAGCATTGGGTCGTTTAGAGGCTGAGTTAGAAGGTAAAGTGACGGTCATCACTCAAAATATAGACAACCTTCACGAACGAGGCGGCAGTCAGAATGTGATTCACATGCATGGTGAGTTGCTCAAGGCCCGCTGTAGTGAATCTAACCAAGTAGTAGAGCACAATGAGGACATTAAGACCGGCGAGCTTTGTCACTGTTGTCAGATCCCTTCACAAATGCGACCACATATTGTTTGGTTTGGTGAAATGCCATTGCGAATGGGGGATATCTACGCGTCATTAGAAGAAGCAGATTTGTTTATTTCTATTGGGACTTCTGGCGTTGTGTATCCCGCAGCAGGTTTTGTTCATGATGCAAAAATGCACGGCGCACATACCATTGAAATTAACCTAGAACCTAGTGCGGTAGAAAGTGAATTTGAGGAAAAACGCTACGGAAAAGCAAGCGTTGAGGTTCCAAAATTAGTTGACGAGATACTGGCTCTAGAAGGAAAAGAAAGAGCGTAATAACTTCAACAGGAAGAGTTTTTGTCTTGTCATTAAGAACAAAAAAGCGGCTCATGAGCCGCTTTTTCATATCTTTAAAACTAACGAATTAGTTGTTCACTTTTAGCTTTTGGAAGTACTCATCGTACATTACGCTCGCTTCGCCAACTTCATCTTGCCAAGTACCGCTGTCCATCACTTCTTGTGGTGGGAAGATGCTTGGATCATTAGCAAATTCTTTCGGTAGCAGATCGTGTGCCGTTTTAACTGGCGTAGGATAACCAATCTCAAGTGCAATCTTAGCTGCGTTCTCAGGGCGCAGTAAGAAGTCAATCATCTTATGAGCCGCATCAACGTTCTTCGCACCAGCTGGAATTGCTAGGCTGTCCATCCAGAAGATAGTGCCTTTTTCTGGCCAGATGATGTCGATGTTCGCGCCTTCTTGACGAGCCATGTATGCAGAACCGTTCCAAAGCATGCCTAGTGAAACTTCACCCGCAAGGTAAGGGTTTGCAGGAAAATCTGAGTTAAATACTAATACGTTTGGCATTAGCTTTTTCAGTTCTTCGTAAGCGGCTTTGATTTCTTCTGGGTTAGTCGTGTTTGGTGAGTAACCAAGCTTAGTCAATGCAATGTGGAATACTTCGCGAGAATCATCCATCAGCATTAGTTGACCTTCCCACTTGCTATCCCAGAAATCATCCCATTTAGAAACCGATGACTTGTCTAGCATGTCAGCATTGATACCAATACCGGTCGCACCCCAAATGTATGGGATAGAGTAGTTGTTGTTCGGATCGAACGGTTTGTTTAGGAAGTTAGTATCAAGATCGGCAAAATGAGATAATTTCTCTTTGTCGATCTGTTGTAGCATGCCTTCTTTACGCATTTTAGAGACGAAATAGGTAGACGGTACTACCAAGTCGTAACCAGAACCTTGAGTTTTTAGTTTTGCATACATACTCTCGTTAGATTCGTATGTAGAGTAAATAACTTTGATTCCAGTTTCTTTTGTAAAGTCTTCAAGAACTTCGTTTGGAATGTATTCCGACCAGTTGTAGAAATACAGTTCTTGATCAGCAGCCATTGCAGGGGTAGCGATGAGCGTCGCTGCACATAGAGCGCTTGCGTAGAATTTACTTTTCATTTGTTTTCCGTTTTGTTTCGCGATTGGACAAATCAATACTAGTTGGAGTTATCAATTTGAGCCAAATCGCAGTAAGCACAAATATGTTCATTTAGCTTGAATATCGTTGTCTCCTTGTTATGAGACGATAAATCTATGATACCAAGACAAATAAACCTAGCAACGCGCGATTATATCAGCCTAAGACAAAAATAGGCAGCGTATTGCTGCCTATTTTCCTGTGGTTGATGACTTGTTACACAAGCTAGATTATTGTCCCGCTTTCAGCTTGAGGAAATAATCTTCGTACTTAACGGTTAGATCACCAACCGCATCTTGCCATTCAACGCGGTCAAGGTCTTCTTGAGAAGGGAACAGTGGGGCAACGTCTTTAAACTTAGCATTCGATTCTTCCACCGCCGTTAGGTAGCCAGTATCACGAGAGATTTGCTCTGCGATTTCTGGGCGCAGTAGGAAGTCAATCATCTTGTGAGCGGCTTCTACGTTCTTCGCACCGGAAGAGATAGCGAAGTTATCAACCCAGCCGATACCGCCTTCTTTAGGAAAAACGAGTTTAAGGTTCAGGCCTTCACTTTGTGCCGCTGCGGCGCTACCGTTCCAAAGCATACCAACGCCCACTTCACCAGACATGTAAGGTGCGCCAGGGTTGTCAGAGTTGAAAACTAAAACGTTAGGCATCAACTTTTGTAGCTCAGCGTACGCTTCATCGATTTGCTTAGGGTCTTTTGAGTTACCTGAGTAGCCAAGTTTACGCAGAGCGATATGGAACACTTCACGAGTGTCGTCCATCAACATTACTTGACCTTCAAGCTCAGGCTTCCATAGGTCAGCCCAGCTATGGAAGTCGTTTGGATCGTACATATCTGCGTTAACCGCTAGGCCTGTAATCGCAACAACGTGTGGGATAGAGTAGTCGTTACTTGGATCGTAAGGCTTGTCTAGGTAGTTTTTATCTAGGTTGCCGAAGTTTTTCAGCTTAGTCTTATCGATCTTTTGTAGCATGCCTTCGTCACGCATCTTCGCCACGAAGTACGTTGAAGGTACTACTAGGTCATAACCTTGGTTATGGGTTTTTAGCTTTGCATACAAAGTTTCGTTCGACTCGTAAGTCGAGTAGATCACTTTGATGCCAGTTTCTTTAGTAAATTGCTCTAGGATATTACTGTTGATGTAAGGACCCCAGTTCATAAATACTAGTTCTTTATCATCCGCTGTCGCTGTACCAGAGAACAGAGAAAGCGCACATGCACTACCAGCTAATAGAGTAGCCCATTTTTTCATTGACGTTAGCTCCAAACCAAACGTTGTCCAATTTTGGACGATAGATAGAAAAACAGAATGGCATGTAACCATTCTGTTTCGTGATGTTAACAGGTGCGGATTCTACTTCACTTTTTCTCTTGCTAGCAACTGAGAAATTACTACCAAGACCAAAGAAACAATCAACATCACCGTTGCTAGGGCGTTCACTTCCGGTGAAATGCCCACCTTAACCATGGAGTAAATCTTCAATGGCAAGATTTCGTATGTTGGACCCGTTACAAACGAGCTGATGATCACATCGTCCAAAGACAGGGTAAAGCTCAATAACCAACCTGCGGCAACCGCTGGTTTAGCGAGAGGAAGGATGATCTGTTTCAAGATAACCCACTCGCTTGCACCAAGGTCTTTTGCTGCTTCCAACATTTTCACATCAAAGCCATTTAAGCGGCTGTATACAGTTACCACAACGAATGGTAGACAAAAGGTGATGTGAGCAATCAATAGTGTAAAGAAGCCAAGCTGTGCGCCTAATACTAGGAACAGAGCAAGTAATGAAATCGCCATTACAATATCGGGAGACATCATCACGACAAACAGCATGCCGTTTACCGCACCTTTACCTTTGAACGAGTAACGGAATAGGGCAACGGCCGTTAAGCTACCAATGATGGTTGCTGCTGTCGCTGAGAATACCGCTACGTTCAATGAATGCCATGCAGCTTGCATTAGGCTGTCGTTATTTACTAAGGTTTCGTACCATTTCGTGGTGAAACCACCCCATTTCATACCAAATTTGTTGGCATTAAATGAGTTAACAATTAAGACGATGATTGGCAGATACAAAAATGCATACACCAGCGCCATAAAGCTAAATCTAACTGTGCGTCCCATTAGTCTAGCTCCACTTTCTTATTCAATAGTTTGCCTGCTCTGTAGTAAGCGTAAAGCATCACAGCCATTGCGAAGGTGAGGGCGATACTGGTCGCAGCACCAAATGGCCAGTCACGAGCGTTCAATACTTGGCTCTTAATAACGTTACCAATCAGTAGGTTCTTCGCACCACCAAGAAGGTCAGAGATGTAGAACATACCTAGTGCTGGTAGCAGAACCAACAAACAACCACCGATAATGCCAGGCATTGTCAGAGGTAGAATCACTTTCGTAATGGTTTGGAACTTGTTCGCACCAAGATCTTTCGCCGCCTCGATATAAGTGTTGTCCAACTTCTCGATTGCCGAGTAAAGCGGCAGAATCATAAATGGAAGCAGGATGTACACAAGACCAATCATTACTGCTGTTTCGGTGTACATAATACGTAATGGCTTATCGATGATTTCCATCGCCATTAATGATTTGTTCA encodes:
- a CDS encoding ammonium transporter yields the protein MSVTANQVHGAVQTLTQSSDTLFLLLGAIMVFLMHAGFAFLEVGTVRQKNQVNALVKILADFGISAIAYFFIGYWVAYGGTFFADAETLSQGNGYELVKFFFLLTFAAAIPAIVSGGIAERARFYPILIATFFTVGIVYPLFEGMIWNGNFGVQSWFENSFGYGFHDFAGSVVVHGVGGWIALVAVVFLGMRKGRVRAGKHTSFAPSNIPFLALGAWVLCVGWFGFNVMSAQTVSGISGLVAMNSLMAMVGGIVASLLAGKNDPGFIHNGPLAGLVAVCAGSDLMHPIGALVTGAIAGVLFVYLFTHLQNKTKIDDVLGVWPLHGVCGAWGGIAAGIFGQSALGGLGGVSIIVQLLGTLLGLSIAVLGALVVYGAINTSMGLRLSEEDEFNGADLAIHKISSTNED
- a CDS encoding immunity 49 family protein codes for the protein MQSKESVKVVERKANPELDTQAIVNRKKFINRVLDNRKEGLKIRRENLVSLGDFAIDQVRWYTWFQASHEDEQICTLRLYETSLMGACYHRLAMYQKEPLSIQILGYPEVTWDGEGILKTGFICPSMWLDAYFTSVIVRDKPSMDVLANFPISLMRQSSTKAGELSYMLVDVIQSFHNRTSDYPDKLVAAMDAAVAQGDNWALEIAMGLLETFAALTTNIGYDFEEVLVKNLQFQEKYHLRELGPDRVGIRTFINFPLLGMACMWYDKGNRLSVETGWLPPYLVEGRWLEEVKAGKITR
- a CDS encoding extracellular solute-binding protein, with product MKSKFYASALCAATLIATPAMAADQELYFYNWSEYIPNEVLEDFTKETGIKVIYSTYESNESMYAKLKTQGSGYDLVVPSTYFVSKMRKEGMLQQIDKEKLSHFADLDTNFLNKPFDPNNNYSIPYIWGATGIGINADMLDKSSVSKWDDFWDSKWEGQLMLMDDSREVFHIALTKLGYSPNTTNPEEIKAAYEELKKLMPNVLVFNSDFPANPYLAGEVSLGMLWNGSAYMARQEGANIDIIWPEKGTIFWMDSLAIPAGAKNVDAAHKMIDFLLRPENAAKIALEIGYPTPVKTAHDLLPKEFANDPSIFPPQEVMDSGTWQDEVGEASVMYDEYFQKLKVNN
- the cobB gene encoding Sir2 family NAD+-dependent deacetylase, which encodes MNFPYRNIVVLTGAGISAESGIQTFRAQDGLWENHRIEDVATPEGFARDPDLVQDFYNQRRKKLQDNAIKPNAAHEALGRLEAELEGKVTVITQNIDNLHERGGSQNVIHMHGELLKARCSESNQVVEHNEDIKTGELCHCCQIPSQMRPHIVWFGEMPLRMGDIYASLEEADLFISIGTSGVVYPAAGFVHDAKMHGAHTIEINLEPSAVESEFEEKRYGKASVEVPKLVDEILALEGKERA
- the potC gene encoding spermidine/putrescine ABC transporter permease PotC yields the protein MGRTVRFSFMALVYAFLYLPIIVLIVNSFNANKFGMKWGGFTTKWYETLVNNDSLMQAAWHSLNVAVFSATAATIIGSLTAVALFRYSFKGKGAVNGMLFVVMMSPDIVMAISLLALFLVLGAQLGFFTLLIAHITFCLPFVVVTVYSRLNGFDVKMLEAAKDLGASEWVILKQIILPLAKPAVAAGWLLSFTLSLDDVIISSFVTGPTYEILPLKIYSMVKVGISPEVNALATVMLIVSLVLVVISQLLAREKVK
- the potB gene encoding spermidine/putrescine ABC transporter permease PotB → MISKKINLQNAIITLIVGWLTLFVLVPNVMIIGTSFLTRDEANLIEMTFTFDNYLRLLDPLYAKVLMHSFYMAIVATLLCLVIGYPFAYIIAKMPEKWRPFMLFLVIVPFWTNSLIRTYGLKIVLGTQGILNKSLMAMEIIDKPLRIMYTETAVMIGLVYILLPFMILPLYSAIEKLDNTYIEAAKDLGANKFQTITKVILPLTMPGIIGGCLLVLLPALGMFYISDLLGGAKNLLIGNVIKSQVLNARDWPFGAATSIALTFAMAVMLYAYYRAGKLLNKKVELD
- a CDS encoding extracellular solute-binding protein, with protein sequence MKKWATLLAGSACALSLFSGTATADDKELVFMNWGPYINSNILEQFTKETGIKVIYSTYESNETLYAKLKTHNQGYDLVVPSTYFVAKMRDEGMLQKIDKTKLKNFGNLDKNYLDKPYDPSNDYSIPHVVAITGLAVNADMYDPNDFHSWADLWKPELEGQVMLMDDTREVFHIALRKLGYSGNSKDPKQIDEAYAELQKLMPNVLVFNSDNPGAPYMSGEVGVGMLWNGSAAAAQSEGLNLKLVFPKEGGIGWVDNFAISSGAKNVEAAHKMIDFLLRPEIAEQISRDTGYLTAVEESNAKFKDVAPLFPSQEDLDRVEWQDAVGDLTVKYEDYFLKLKAGQ